The genomic segment AAACTGTTAACGGCTGAAGTGTTTAGGCTTGAAGGGCTTTGATACACCTGATAGATGCTCGCATAATTTTTCACATCCTCGCCAGAAATGGAGAATGGGATGACCATCTTGATGTTGTGTTTCTGACAGAATTCTGCCAACGGCTTGACCATGTTGGTGTAGAGCGGTCCGAAAATGATGTCGCATTTGTCGGCACCTTTCTCCAGAAGTGTCATGCGGACATCTGCCTCTATAGGCACGTTCCAAGCCTGCACATCCACGGAGATACCGTCTTTCTTCAATCTGTCGCACGCCAAGAGCAAGCCCCGATAATACTCCACCATCCGTTTTCCGTCGCCGTTGATGTCGTGAAGCGGCAACATCACACCGACTCGCACTTTGTTCATTGCCAGAGTTTGAGTCGCCGGTTGCTGAGTATTACTGCTCTGCACCGCATTGTTTGGAGTATTGGTATATGGAATGTTGATGTAATCGCCTTTTTTGAGTTCGTATCCTTCAATGTTCATTTCAGGATTGACCGCCTTCAGCTGCTCAATCGTCACATTATATTGCTTTGAAATACCGAAAAGCGTTTCGCTCTTTTTCACTTTATGCTGCTCACGTATGGAAGGCGTTTGGGCATGAAGTGTCACCATCGCCCCCATAAATAATGTCAGAAAAAAATATCTCAAATAACGTCTCATAATCAAAAATTATTCATTTCCTTTGCAAAGATAGTGTAAATCGGGCGAAGAGCAAAATAATTTGTTTAGTTTTTTAGTTCTTTTGCAACAAAGCAAATTTAATTTTGTGTTTTCGTCATTATTTTGTAATTTTGCAAAGTTTTCCACGTTACAAATATAAAAATGTGTTGACGTATGAAGAAGAACAGGTTATTGGCAGCTATTATATGTATGTTTTCCTTTTCCCTTTTGGGCTTGGCGGATGATGTTCCGACCATCAATCCGACGGCATTTTACTTCACTCCGGGACACGAGGACGAGGGAGAAGAGAGCGTTGACTTTTCTGGTTCGGCACCGCTCGTCGGGCGTTTTACGGCAAATCCGCAGCATACCGAAGGCTGGAACACATACTACGAATGGCGCATCACGCCCGAAGGAGAGAGTTCGCCATTTCTCGTCCGCTACGAAGAGAACACGGAATATACGTTCACGACTGCAGGATCGTTCCACATTGTGCTGTATGCAACGTTCTCCAGAGGCAGCGAGCGCATTGAATATACGGAAGAATACTGGAGCGACTTTGGTCCGCTTCGGGTAAGCATCCACGAGAGCAAGCTCGAGATGCCGAATGCTTTTTCCCCGAACGGCGACCCCTATAACCAAATTTATAAAGCCAAGACTTATCAGAGTATCGTGGAATTTCACGCATACATTTTCAACCGCTGGGGACAAAAACTATATGAATGGACAGACCCGGCTGGCGGTTGGGACGGCACCTTTCACGGGAAACCGGTGAAAGAAGGCGTATATTTTGTGTTGGTCAAAGCGAAAGGTGCTGACGGACGTGTGTATAACATCAGGCGCGACGTCAATCTCTTGCGCGGATATAGGGAATATGACGAATAGGATGACTTGACGGTGGGAAAACACTCAGTTCTTATCTGATAAAATGAAACGGGAAGACAAGAAAATCAACGTATGGGGGGCGCGCATGCACAACTTGAAAAATGTGGATGTGGAGATACCACGTGGCAGTCTGACGGTCATCACGGGACTGAGCGGAAGTGGCAAATCGTCACTGGCATTCGACACGATTTTCGCCGAAGGACAGCGCCGCTACATCGAAACCTTCTCGGCTTATGCAAGAAATTTTCTCGGCGGACTGGAGCGTCCCGACGTGGATAAGATTACCGGACTCTCCCCCGTCATCAGTATCGAACAAAAGACAACGAACAAAAACCCACGCTCGACCGTAGGCACGACAACGGAAATCTACGACTACATGCGACTGCTTTTTGCCCGCGCCGGAACGGCTTATAGCTATATGACCGGCGAGAAGATGGTGAAATATACTGAGGAGAAAGTGGTTGAAATGATTCTTTCCGAGTATGCCGACAAACGTGTGTATATCCTGTCGCCCATCGTGCGACAGCGAAAAGGACATTATCGCGAGCTTTTCGAGAGCATGCGCAAGAAAGGCTACCTCCATGTGCGCATCGACGGCGAGCTGCATGAACTGGAACGTGGAATGAAGGTTGACCGCTACAAAAACCACAACATCGAGGTAGTGATTGACCGTCTGCAAATCAAATCGGGCGACAAGGAGCGCCTCGTAAAGACCATTGAGACGGCAATGCGACAGGGCGACGGCACCATCATGATATATAATGTGGATGATGGGAGCGTGAAAAACTTTTCCAAGCGCCTGATGTGCCCCACGACAGGCATCTCGTATGGTGACCCTGCACCCAACTTATTCTCGTTCAACTCACCGGAAGGAGCGTGCCCTCGATGCAAAGGACTGGGACGCATCAATGAGATTGACCTGGAAAAGGTCATACCCAACAAAAAGGCTTCCATTCGCGAAGGAGCCATTGCACCGTTAGGGAAATATAAGAACCAGATGATTTTCTGGCAAATAGAGAGTATCTTGCAGCGCTTTGAGTGTGACTTAGACACCCCGTTCGAACAGATACCGCAGGAAGCATTGTCTGAAATTCTCTACGGCTCGCTCCAGAACG from the Prevotella sp. Rep29 genome contains:
- a CDS encoding LysM peptidoglycan-binding domain-containing protein, producing MRRYLRYFFLTLFMGAMVTLHAQTPSIREQHKVKKSETLFGISKQYNVTIEQLKAVNPEMNIEGYELKKGDYINIPYTNTPNNAVQSSNTQQPATQTLAMNKVRVGVMLPLHDINGDGKRMVEYYRGLLLACDRLKKDGISVDVQAWNVPIEADVRMTLLEKGADKCDIIFGPLYTNMVKPLAEFCQKHNIKMVIPFSISGEDVKNYASIYQVYQSPSSLNTSAVNSFIERFKGCQPVFINCNDATESSRGAFTANLRKALEDKRIKYRLTDINSSDEDFAKAFSKKKPNIVVLNTSRSPELNTVFAKLNKMVSEGSKAEISMFGYIEWLMYTQVYEKLFYQYNAYIPTTFYYNPLSADTKWVETNYRNWFRTDMMQALPRFALTGFDHGCFFIGGISKYGKNFGGTKGETTYKPVQTPLAFKAEGAGKQNKAFMLIHYLKNQTIEAISY
- a CDS encoding gliding motility-associated C-terminal domain-containing protein, which translates into the protein MKKNRLLAAIICMFSFSLLGLADDVPTINPTAFYFTPGHEDEGEESVDFSGSAPLVGRFTANPQHTEGWNTYYEWRITPEGESSPFLVRYEENTEYTFTTAGSFHIVLYATFSRGSERIEYTEEYWSDFGPLRVSIHESKLEMPNAFSPNGDPYNQIYKAKTYQSIVEFHAYIFNRWGQKLYEWTDPAGGWDGTFHGKPVKEGVYFVLVKAKGADGRVYNIRRDVNLLRGYREYDE